In Rattus norvegicus strain BN/NHsdMcwi chromosome 3, GRCr8, whole genome shotgun sequence, a genomic segment contains:
- the Ncoa6 gene encoding nuclear receptor coactivator 6 isoform X3, which yields MVLDDLPNFEDIYTSLCSSTMGDSEVEFDSGLEDDDTKSDSILEDSTIFVAFKGNIDDKDFKWKLDTILQSVPGLLHMESSKLKVQKVEPWNSVRVTFNIPREAAERLRILAQSNNQQLRDLGILSVQIEGEGAINLALGQNRSQDVRMNGPVVSGNSVRMEAGFPMASGPGLIRMTSPATVMMPQGGNASSSMMAPGPNPELQPRTPRPASQSDAMDPLLSGLHIQQQSHPSGSLPPAHHPMQPVPVNRQMNPANFPQLQQQQQQQQQQQQQQQQQQQQQLQTRPLQQHQQQQPQGIRPQFTAPTQVPVPPGWNQLPSGALQPPPAQGSLGPMTTNQGWKKAPLPSPMQAQLQARPSLATVQTPSHPPPPYPFGSQQASQAHTNFPQMSNPGQFTAPQMKSLQGGPSRVPTPLQQPHLTNKSPASSPSSFQQGSPASSPTVNQTQQQMGPRPPQNNPLSQGFQQPVSSPGRNPMVQQGNVPPNFMVMQQQPPSQGPPSLHPGLGAGQANPNFMQGQVPSTTAATPGNSGALQLQANQSVQHAGGQGAGPPQNQMQVSHGPPNMMQPSLMGIHGNINNQQAGSSGVPQVTLGSMQGQPQQGPPSQLMGMHQQIVPSQGQMAQQQGTLNPQNPMILSRAQLMPQGQMMVNAQNQNLGPSPQRMTPPKQMLPQQGPQMMAPHNQMMGPQGQVLLQQNPMIEQIMTNQMQGNKAQFNSQNQSNVMPGPAQIMRGPTPNMQGNMVQFTGQMSGQMLPQQGPVSNSPSQVMGIQGQVLRPPGPSPHMAQQHTDPATTANNDVNLSQMMPDVSMQQTSMVPPHVQSMQGNSASGSHFSGHGVSFNAPFGGAPNGTQMSCGQNPGFPVNKDVTLTSPLLVNLLQSDISAGHFGVNNKQNNTNANKQKKKKPPRKKKNCHQDLNTPDSRPAGLEEVDQQSLPGEQGINLDNTGPKLPDFSNRPPGYPTQPVEQRPLQQMPPQLMQHVAPPPQPPQQQPQPQLPQQQPQPQPPPPSQPQSQQQQQQMMMMLMMQQDPKSIRLPVSQNVHPPRGPLNPDSQRVPMQQSGNVPVMVSLQGPASVPPSPDKQRMPMPVNTPLGSNSRKMVYQESPQNSSSPLGEMPSLPEAGGSEVPSVSGGPSNMPSHLVVSQNQLMMTGPKPGPSPLSATQGATPQQPPVNSLPSSHGHHFPNVAAPTQTSRPKTPNRASPRPYYPQTPNNRPPSTEPSEISLSPERLNASIAGLFPPQINIPLPPRPNLNRGFDQQGLNPTTLKAIGQAPSNLTVSNPPNFAAPQAHKLDSVVVSSGKQSNPGTTKRASPSNSRRSSPGSSRKTTPSPGRQNSKAPKLTLASQTSTTLLQNMELPRNVLVGPTPLANPPLSGSFPNNNGLNSQNPTVPAPAVGTVVEDNKESLNVPQDSDCQNSQGRKEQVNTELKAVPIQEAKMVVPEDQSKKDGQPLDPNKLPSVEENKTLMSPAMREAPTSLSQLLDNSGAPNVTIKPPGLTDLEVTPPAVSGEDLKKASVIPTLQDPSSKEPSNSLNLPHSNEPCSTLAHPELSEVSSNIAPSIPPVMSRPVSSSSISTPLPPNQITVFVTSNPITTSSNTSAALPTHLQSALMSTVVTMPNVGNKVMVSEGQSAAQSNARPQFITPVFINSSSIIQVMKGSQPSTIPATPLTTNSGLMPPSVAVVGPLHIPQNIKFSSAPVTPNVPSSSPAPNIQTGRPLVLSSRATPVPLPSPPCTSSPVVAPNPSVQQVKELNPDEASPQTNTSADQSTLPSSQPTTVVSPLLANSPGSSANRRSPVSSSKGKGKVDKIGQILLTKACKKVTGSLEKGEEQYGADGETEGPGLETTTPGLMGTEQCSTELDSKTPTPSAPTLLKMTSSPMGPSSTSTGPILPGGALPTSVRSVVTTLVPSELISTAPTTKGNHGGITSEPLAGGLVEEKVGSHPELLPSIAPSQTLVPKESPATALQGSVGRPELEANAAIASGQSSEPKETVEKSKTPSRRNSRTEEPTMASENVENGHRKRSSRPASASSSTKDITGAVQSKRRKSK from the exons AATCCAGCAAGCTGAAGGTACAGAAAGTGGAGCCCTGGAACAGCGTGCGAGTCACATTCAACATCCCCCGGGAAGCAGCAGAGCGGTTACGGATCCTGGCTCAGAGCAACAACCAGCAGCTTCGGGATCTGGGGATTCTCTCCGTTCAGATTGAAG GGGAAGGTGCTATCAACCTGGCTTTGGGTCAGAACCGAAGCCAAGACGTGAGAATGAATGGACCCGTGGTATCTGGAAATTCCGTTAGGATGGAGGCAGGATTTCCCATGGCAAGTGGTCCAG GACTAATAAGAATGACAAGCCCTGCCACTGTTATGATGCCCCAGGGCGGGAACGCATCATCTTCCATGATGGCACCAGGCCCCAATCCAGAACTGCAACCCAGGACTCCTCGCCCTGCTTCTCAGTCAG ATGCGATGGATCCACTTCTCTCTGGACTCCATATACAGCAACAGAGTCATCCCTCAGGATCTTTACCTCCAGCGCATCACCCAATGCAACCTGTTCCTGTGAACAGACAAATGAACCCAGCTAATTTTCCCCAgctgcagcaacagcagcagcaacagcagcagcagcagcagcagcagcaacagcagcagcagcaacagttgCAGACTAGACCTTTACAACAACATCAGCAGCAACAGCCACAGGGGATTCGACCACAGTTTACTGCTCCAACTCAGGTGCCTGTTCCTCCAGGCTGGAACCAGCTGCCTTCTGGAGCCTTACAGCctccaccagcccagggatcTCTGGGCCCAATGACTACAAATCAAGGGTGGAAGAAGGCTCCCTTGCCTAGCCCAATGCAAGCGCAACTTCAGGCAAGACCTTCCTTAGCCACGGTACAGACACCTTCTCACCCTCCCCCTCCTTATCCTTTTGGCAGCCAACAAGCCTCACAAGCCCATACAAACTTTCCTCAAATGAGCAACCCAGGCCAGTTCACAGCTCCTCAGATGAAGAGCTTGCAGGGAGGACCCTCCAGGGTCCCAACCCCCCTGCAACAGCCCCACCTCACCAACAAgtctcctgcctcctcaccctcctccttccAGCAGGGATCCCCTGCATCCTCCCCAACGGTTAACCAAACTCAGCAGCAGATGGGACCAAGGCCACCTCAAAATAACCCACTTTCCCAGGGATTTCAGCAGCCTGTCAGCTCTCCGGGTCGGAATCCTATGGTTCAACAGGGAAATGTGCCACCTAACTTCATGGTGATGCAGCAGCAGCCACCAAGCCAGGGGCCACCGAGTTTACACCCAGGCCTAGGAG CAGGACAGGCCAATCCCAACTTTATGCAAGGTCAGGTGCCTTCCACCACAGCAGCCACCCCTGGGAATTCAGGAGCCCTTCAGCTGCAAGCAAATCAAAGTGTCCAGCATGCAG gTGGTCAAGGAGCTGGTCCTCCTCAAAACCAGATGCAGGTGTCTCACGGGCCACCAAATATGATGCAACCCAGCCTCATGGGAATTCATGGCAACATAAACAACCAGCAGGCTGGTAGCTCTGGGGTTCCTCAGGTGACCCTGGGCAGCATGCAAGGCCAGCCCCAGCAGGGCCCACCATCTCAGCTAATGGGCATGCACCAACAGATTGTGCCCTCACAGGGCCAAATGGCCCAGCAGCAAGGAACTTTGAACCCTCAAAACCCTATGATCCTTTCAAGGGCCCAGCTTATGCCACAGGGCCAGATGATGGTGAACGCTCAGAACCAAAATCTTGGACCTTCACCCCAAAGGATGACCCCACCCAAGCAGATGCTTCCCCAGCAGGGCCCACAAATGATGGCGCCACATAACCAGATGATGGGGCCTCAGGGGCAAGTGTTGCTCCAGCAGAATCCAATGATAGAGCAAATAATGACCAATCAGATGCAGGGGAATAAGGCGCAATTTAATTCTCAGAACCAATCCAACGTCATGCCGGGACCAGCACAGATAATGAGGGGACCAACTCCTAACATGCAAGGAAACATGGTGCAATTCACAGGACAGATGTCAGGACAGATGCTGCCTCAGCAAGGGCCTGTGAGCAACAGTCCATCTCAGGTTATGGGGATTCAGGGGCAGGTTCTGCGGCCACCAGGACCCAGCCCACACATGGCCCAGCAACATACTGATCCTGCTACTACAGCAAATAATGATGTCAACTTGTCTCAGATGATGCCTGATGTTAGCATGCAACAAACCAGCATGGTCCCTCCACATGTGCAGAGCATGCAGGGAAACAGTGCTTCGGGAAGCCACTTCTCAGGCCATGGAGTGTCTTTCAATGCACCATTCGGTGGTGCACCCAATGGAACTCAGATGTCTTGTGGTCAAAATCCAGGCTTTCCAGTAAATAAGGATGTAACGTTAACAAGCCCATTGTTGGTCAACTTACTGCAAAGTGACATTTCAGCAGGTCATTTTGGcgtaaacaataaacaaaataataccaACGCGaataaacagaagaagaagaaaccaccGCGGAAGAAGAAAAATTGTCACCAGGATCTAAA CACCCCAGATAGTCGTCCAGCTGGTCTAGAGGAAGTTGATCAACAGTCATTACCTGGAGAACAAGGAATCAATTTGGACAACACAGGCCCTAAACTGCCAGACTTTTCAAACCGGCCACCAG GTTATCCTACACAACCAGTTGAACAGAGGCCACTGCAGCAGATGCCTCCTCAACTCATGCAGCATGTGGCACCcccaccacagccaccacagcAGCAGCCACAACCACAACTGCCTCAACAGCAGCCACAGCCGCAGCCACCACCACCTAGTCAGCCACAgtcgcagcagcagcagcagcagatgaTGATGATGCTCATGATGCAGCAAGATCCCAAATCCATTAGGCTTCCGGTCTCCCAAAATGTCCATCCTCCACGGGGTCCTCTGAACCCAGACTCCCAAAGAGTGCCCATGCAACAGAGTGGCAATGTGCCTGTCATGGTTAGTTTGCAAGGACCTGCCTCTGTGCCACCGTCACCTGATAAACAAAGGATGCCAATGCCTGTGAATACTCCGCTGGGAAGTAATTCAAGAAAGATGGTATACCAGGAGAGCCCACAGAATTCCAGCTCACCACTAGGAGAGATGCCCTCACTTCCTGAAGCTGGTGGCAGTGAAGTACCATCTGTTTCAGGAGGCCCAAGTAACATGCCCTCGCATTTAGTAGTTTCTCAGAATCAATTAATGATGACAGGACCCAAACCTGGACCATCTCCCCTTTCAGCAACTCAAGGTGCAACTCCCCAGCAGCCTCCTGTAAACTCCTTGCCTAGTTCCCATGGCCACCACTTTCCAAATGTGGCTGCACCAACCCAAACATCTAGGCCTAAAACACCAAACAGAGCCAGCCCCAGACCCTATTATCCTCAGACGCCCAACAACCGCCCTCCTAGCACAGAACCTTCAGAAATCAGTCTCTCTCCAGAAAGACTCAATGCTTCCATAGCAGGACTCTTCCCTCCACAGATTAATATTCCTTTACCTCCCAGGCCAAACTTAAATAGGGGCTTTGATCAACAGGGCTTAAATCCAACAACTCTGAAGGCCATTGGGCAAGCACCTTCAAATCTCACTGTAAGTAATCCTCCTAACTTTGCTGCCCCACAAGCTCATAAATTAGATTCTGTGGTGGTGAGTTCTGGAAAACAGTCTAATCCTGGAACAACAAAACGGGCAAGTCCAAGCAACAGTCGCAGGTCTAGTCCGGGGTCCAGTAGAAAGACTACCCCAAGTCCTGGAAGGCAAAATTCAAAAGCCCCTAAACTTACTCTGGCTTCTCAAACAAGCACAACCCTGTTGCAGAACATGGAGCTGCCTAGAAATGTGTTGGTTGGTCCCACTCCACTTGCCAATCCCCCTTTATCTGGAAGCTTTCCTAACAATAATGGGCTTAATTCCCAGAATCCCACCGTGCCTGCGCCTGCAGTGGGGACTGTTGTTGAGGATAACAAAGAGAGCTTGAATGTTCCTCAGGACAGTGATTGCCAGAATtcccaggggaggaaggaacaGGTAAACACTGAGCTGAAAGCAGTCCCTATCCAAGAAGCTAAAATGGTTGTCCCCGAAGATCAGTCCAAAAAGGATGGGCAACCTTTGGATCCTAACAAACTCCCCAGTGTAGAAGAGAACAAAACTTTGATGTCTCCTGCCATGAGAGAAGCACCAACATCACTAAGCCAACTTCTCGACAACTCTGGAGCTCCTAATGTGACCATTAAACCCCCTGGGCTTACAGATCTGGAAGTAACACCTCCAGCAGTTTCAGGAGAGGACCTCAAAAAAGCATCTGTCATTCCCACACTGCAGGATCCGTCTTCTAAAGAACCCTCTAATTCTTTAAACTTACCTCACAGTAACGAGCCGTGTTCAACCCTTGCGCATCCAGAATTGAGTGAGGTCAGCTCAAACATTGCACCAAGCATCCCTCCAGTAATGTCAAGACCTGTCAGCTCTTCCTCCATTTCTACTCCCTTACCCCCAAACCAAATAACTGTATTTGTTACTTCCAACCCCATAACCACTTCATCTAACACATCAGCAGCCCTGCCAACTCACTTGCAGTCTGCATTGATGTCGACAGTCGTCACGATGCCCAACGTGGGTAACAAAGTTATGGTTTCTGAGGGACAGTCAGCTGCTCAATCTAATGCCCGGCCTCAGTTCATTACACCTGTCTTTATCAATTCATCTTCAATAATTCAGGTTATGAAAGGATCACAGCCAAGCACAATCCCTGCAACCCCATTGACAACCAACAGTGGCCTGATGCCTCCCTCTGTCGCAGTTGTTGGACCTTTACACATACCTCAGAACATAAAATTTTCTTCAGCTCCTGTAACACCTAATGTCCCCTCCAGTAGTCCTGCTCCAAATATACAGACAGGTCGGCCATTGGTCCTTAGCTCACGAGCCACTCCTGTTCCGCTGCCTTCCCCTCCTTGTACATCCTCTCCAGTCGTCGCTCCTAATCCTTCTGTCCAGCAAGTAAAAGAATTAAATCCAGATGAGGCTAGTCCTCAGACGAACACCTCAGCAGACCAGAGCACTCTGCCTTCTTCACAACCAACCACAGTAGTTTCTCCCCTTTTGGCCAATAGTCCAGGCTCCTCTGCCAATCGGCGAAGCCCAGTCTCATCCAGTAAGGGCAAAGGAAAAGTGGACAAAATTGGCCAGATTTTGCTGACCAAAGCTTGTAAGAAAGTTACAGGCTCtctggagaaaggggaagaacaGTATGGtgcagatggagaaactgaaggCCCAGGGCTAGAGACCACAACTCCTGGGCTAATGGGAACAGAGCAGTGCTCCACAGAGCTGGACAGTAAAACCCCAACACCCTCAGCACCCACTCTCCTAAAAATGACCTCTAGCCCCATGGGCCCAAGCTCCACCTCAACAGGACCCATCTTACCTGGCGGTGCTCTTCCCACCAGTGTACGCTCTGTAGTAACCACATTGGTACCCTCTGAGCTCATCTCCACAGCGCCAACCACAAAAGGCAATCATGGTGGGATAACATCTGAGCCACTTGCAGGTGGCCTAGTGGAGGAGAAGGTGGGATCCCATCCAGAGCTTCTACCCAGCATAG